A single genomic interval of Gossypium raimondii isolate GPD5lz chromosome 11, ASM2569854v1, whole genome shotgun sequence harbors:
- the LOC105788102 gene encoding uncharacterized protein LOC105788102 produces the protein MVSPAEPPHHQLHRNLTNFLRTTFSTQATPKTTPSLPPSKISISPLLFADSLLHLTPSPFESTQHDSVSSKSTIKGVSSAESSSGFPSTVRVSGLASSGKSGGPAFVGQVFSMCDLSGTGLMAVSTHFDIPFISKRTPQWLKKIFANITKSERNGPVFRFFMDLGDAVNYVKRLNIPTGVVGACRLDLAYEHFKEKPHLFQFVPNEKQVKAANKLLKTIPQNGERRKVDGVPVFGAQNLDIAIATTDGIKWYTPYFFDKNMLDNILEESVDQHFHALIQTRHMQRRRDVIDDNLAAEVIEEIGDSMWEPPEVQEVLDEVGHPAIPLSVISKAAGIQLLYALDKVLLGNRWLRKATGIQPKFPYMVDSFERRSTASFLRASGSATCLSNSESDISTSELKSVDDLKPDNGQRQDFWFPFGDWFSHPWLKQRKLQHGSNSRTESPSKEYQKQSFEANPFLPKITMVGISTGDGQMSKSSLKKTMEDLTRELENTDQGNSTGSDVNELRVEDRDPLFVANVGDYYSGLAKTGSARWIRGGNN, from the exons ATGGTCTCACCAGCGGAGCCACCGCACCACCAACTCCACCGCAACCTCACCAACTTCCTCCGCACCACCTTCTCTACCCAGGCCACTCCTAAAACCACACCGTCCCTTCCACCTTCCAAAATCTCCATTTCTCCTCTCCTATTCGCTGACTCGCTTCTCCACCTCACTCCCTCGCCCTTCGAGTCAACTCAACATGACTCCGTTTCTTCTAAATCCACAATCAAGGGCGTGTCTTCGGCCGAGTCTAGCTCCGGCTTCCCATCAACGGTCAGGGTTTCGGGACTCGCTTCCAGTGGAAAGAGTGGTGGCCCCGCCTTCGTTGGCCAAGTCTTCAGCATGTGTGATCTTTCTGGGACTGGTCTTATGGCTGTTTCAACTCACTTCGATATTCCCTTTATTTCTAAGAG GACACCGCAGTGGCTTAAGAAGATATTTGCTAACATTACTAAGAGTGAAAGGAATGGCCCTGTTTTTCGTTTCTTCATGGATTTAGGCGATGCAG ttaaTTATGTCAAACGTCTTAATATCCCTACTGGAGTTGTGGGTGCTTGTCGACTTGATTTGGCATATGAACATTTCAAg GAAAAGCCGCACTTATTTCAGTTTGTTCCCAATGAGAAACAG GTTAAGGCAGCGAACAAGCTTCTTAAGACAATCCCACAAAATGGTGAAAGGAGGAAGGTTGATGGTGTTCCTGTTTTTGGTGCTCAGAACTTGGATATTGCAATAGCTACTACAGATGGAATTAAGTG GTATACTCCATACTTCTTTGATAAAAACATGCTGGATAATATTCTGGAGGAGTCTGTTGATCAGCATTTCCATGCTTTAATTCAAACTCGCCACATGCAACGCCGACGTGATGTAATTGATGATAACTTGGCAGCTGAAGTAATTGAAGAAATTGGAGATAGCATGTGGGAGCCTCCTGAG GTTCAGGAAGTTTTGGATGAGGTTGGTCATCCTGCCATTCCTTTGAGTGTTATCTCGAAGGCTGCTGGGATTCAGCTTCTCTATGCTCTTGACAAAGTACTCCTGGGTAATAGGTGGTTACGGAAAGCCACTGGCATTCAACCAAAATTTCCTTACATGGTTGATTCATTTGAGAGAAG GAGTACTGCTTCTTTTCTTAGAGCTTCTGGGTCAGCCACATGCCTTTCTAACTCTGAAAGCGATATCAGTACTTCAGAGCTCAAATCAGTTGATGATCTCAAACCTGACAATGGACAGAGACAAGATTTCTGGTTTCCTTTTGGAGATTGGTTTAGTCATCCATGGTTGAAACAAAGGAAACTTCAACACGGATCCAATTCAAG AACGGAGAGTCCATCAAAGGAATACCAAAAGCAAAGCTTTGAAGCTAACCCCTTTCTTCCAAAGATTACAATGGTTGGCATCTCAACAGGAGATGGACAGATGAGCAAATCTAGTTTGAAAAAGACTATGGAAGATCTAACCCGAGAGTTGGAGAATACAGATCAGGGAAATAGCACGGGTAGTGATGTGAATGAGTTAAGAGTTGAAGATAGAGATCCACTATTTGTTGCGAACGTGGGTGATTATTATTCAGGCTTGGCAAAGACAGGTTCAGCGCGATGGATCCGAGGAGGTAACAACTGA